The segment CGGTCATGTCGATGCACCGAAAATAGATCTCAATGCGGTACGTAAACTCCCGTCTCACTGGGTTAGTGCTGCATCACGCCCGCTGCTCTGTCTTAATCTGCTCCCATGCACCACCATTCCGAACTCCAATTGCAGAACGGACACTCGGCAAGTGGCCACAACCTGGACAAGCACACGCGCACCACCCCGGGCGAGGATGCGAAACGGCTCGGCCTCAGCCAGCCCCTCCTCACGGCACCGGAAAGTGTGCAGCCAGTGCCGCTGAAGCGCACCGAGAGCGGCACCATGTACCGCAAGGACGCACTCTACACCGGCTCCGTGCACAACATCGCGTCGCGCCACGCCTCCCAAGCGAACCTGTCCATCTACGAGAAGGGCAGCTACGGCTCGGTCCAGGGCAACGGGCTGCACCGGCCGCCGGCCGAACCGGACGCCCCGGAGCGCTGCCTCGGGTGCATACCGTGCTCGCGCGAAACCTGCGACACCTTCCGCGAGATGATGAACTTCTCCATCCTGAAGGATCCGATCTTCATCATCTTTACCGTGTCGAACTTTCTGACCAGCGTCGGGTTTAACGTGCCGTACGTGTACCTGGCCGCCCAGGCCCAGGTGCTCGGCATCGGGTCGAAGGACGCGAGCTATCTGCTCGGCATCATCGGCATCGCCAACACGGTCGGGCGCATCGTGCTCGGCTACCTGTCCGACAAGCCGTGGGTGAACCGGCTGGCCGTGTACAACTGCTCGCTGGCCGTGTGTGGCATCGCGACCGCCCTGTCGGTGCTGTGCGTGGACTTTTACTGGCTCGGCGTGTACTCGGCGGTGTACGGCTTCACGATCGGTGCGTACGTCGGGCTGACGTCCGTCATTCTGGTCGATCTGCTCGGGCTGGAGAAGCTGACGAACGCgttcgggctgctgctgctcttccaGGGCATTGCCTCGTTCGTGGGGCCACCGATCGCAGGTAAGCAATGGGGCGGAAGATTCTTcctatgaaaaaaaaagaacgatgtGCTCATCAAACCGTGCTCATTCGCAGGCTGGCTGTACGACTACACACTCTCCTACGGTCCCGGATTCATCATGGCCGGCACGACGATCGCCATCAGTGGTGCGATGCTGTTCGCCATCCCGTCCCTGCAGCGATATCTGGCCCGGCGACGATCCGCCGCCGTTGCCACGGTGGCCATTCCGTTAGAGTAGACACACCGCGAGCCCTGTTACGGTGTCCTGCCCAATTTTGTTCATAGCCTCCGACAGGGTCCGGCGGATGGaattagtttgttttgcttacctCATTTACTTGCCGCGTACCGAATAGAGCTTAAGGTCGCGCGTCGTAGCAGCTTAAGGTAGCGCCGCTCAAGAGCGAAGTGCGTGCGGGAGGCAACACAGCCGTCATCGCGCAGTTTTGATTACTATTTGTAAGAACAgtttttgtttccgttttttttttcgtcttttgTCTTGGCTTTTGTTCGAAATAAATTTACTTTCTACTATTAAATATGTGTGTTGGTATTCATTTGAAACTGTGCCGTTAGTTTAAAATCATAATCAAGCGATATATACTCTACGTAACGTATCTAGATCACAGCGCCTAAAACGTATGCAATGTTTCGTCATCGACCGAAAGCGCGAAGggaaaacaaagcacaaaatCACTTAGCTTTCGGATGCCCTCTGGTGACAGATTTGTTGTAACAATGAATTATAAGCTTACCGcgtcgtttctttcgtttaaaTGCAAACCGATGCAGTCCCATAATGTGTCTTTATATGTTAAGACGCTCGCCCAGTTCAAACGCGGACAAGGAGCGAAACCCCGATAAGGGCGGTAGGCAAAAGGTAGTGTTGAACTTGCTTCGATTTTATTTGGATCGCTCGATACAAGGTGGCACCGAATGCGGAATGCAAAACGGTGCAAATGTAACACGTAGTTGTAGACGGATTGGAGATGCTGTGGGAGACGTGAAAGAGTACAAATTTTAAGGGAGAGGAGCGGAGGGAGCCAAAAATCGAACCACTCTGAGCGGAAGAACTCGAGTCGGCTCGTAGCTCACACCCTGCCCTaggattattattttcatatttctttgttttctttgctgaTGGTTGGAGCAAgtacgatttaaaaaaaaaacggctgaAGAAAGGGGTTTATCAATCTTTATAGAGCAAACACGGTTCGACACGCACCCACGTGCAACAGCGGAGAGTAGCGTGGCGACTGTACGCCGCTCCAGCCTCCCGCCAGTTCACGGGGAGGGCAATGTTCTGTGCAACGGTGTGTGTATCAATTGAGCAGTGGTGCAAATGGTCCATAAACACGAGAGAAGTAGAACGgtgtataaatatatatatatatatgtgtatatTCGAGACAGGACGTGGTTCTAAAGTGAGCGCTTTGCTAGAAGATCACAAACCAGACCAATCAGGAAGGTGCAGGTGAGCCAGATTGCATACCCCGAGGGCGAAGTTGTGCACAGAGCTGACCGATAATGACCTAAATCGCCCGTAAGGTATGCAATCCACTGGCCACAGGCAACCTTTTTGATGGGGTATCATGCCTACGGCTGACTTGTTTGCTTCCAACAGggcagttttgttttgagttttgtATTCCTGTGAGCAATAGCGCGATGCAAGCGATACAAATCGAAATGGATAAAAATAGGTCCGTTTGATTAGCCGCAACATTCACTCGGAACGTTGGTTAGGTTTCTGTTCCTGTTAATCATTTCTACCCTCTCTTTGTTCGCTCCTTAATTCTCACTCTTCACACTGCCGGTGCGCTTTAAGTGTATATGTTGAAACCCACACGTTTAAATCACAAACAACGGTGCAACATCGCCACCCACGGGATTCCTCCCAAACAGTGTACCCGTTTGTGGGGAGTTAACtgctttcggttttttttcttatcttttCTACTTCTCTTTAGtatctttttcttctcgctttctctctctctcttctttctttttctccctcttcctcttcttctttttctctctatttgaatattttctgTCCCTATCTtttctatctctatctctatcttcCACTTAGATGCATCTCTACTCCCTAAATTCTCACGGTCTCACTCACGGTTAAGCTTGATTTGTTCTTCTACTTCCGCGTGCGCCTAGCACGAACCTCCAAAATGGAAGTAGCCGCGCACCGTACCGCTTCCTCTAGTGCCGTGAAAAACAAGTgataaataacacacacacacaaacacacacacacacacacaagtgttGTCGCGAGGTGTCGATATGTTTTTGTACAAGAGCGTTAGAGcctgtttttgcttttgctatcGGTTTGCGCGTGATCGTCGTCTACAGCATGGCGCTCACTGGCGTCCGCGGGTCTCCAATAGTCATTCGCAGTGCTCACTCGATCCCGTATGTCACAACCAGTTGCTGCAGGTCCCGCGGTCGGTTGCCGCTCGGTTTCAGTATCTGCCAGGCGGTACGCAGCTGGTCCAGATTGGACGTCTCCGTTGCGATCTGTGGAAGCAAATGAGcgagagaagaaaacaacaaaaaatacagtgAGCCGGTCACTCAGCACGGATACGACGCATGAGAGAGCGTACTGGTACTCCCTCGACTTACTTCGGATTCGTTCAGCAGCTGCGCGATTGTGACGCGCGTCACAAACAGCTCGTAGCACAGCACACCCTTGACGAAGCACTCGCCGTAGTTGAGCCGCTGCAGGATGTCCAGTATCTCCAGGCAGTACTTTTCCTTCTCGCGCAGCTCGACCAGCGGCCGGTCGGACTGTATCTTCTTGATCGCCTGCAGCTTCAGCTCGACCGTGAACTGGTTCGTGGGCAGCAGGAACTTCACGATGTGATCGTTCAGGTAGTCGATGATGTGGCTCGCCTCCCGCTTGATCGCGTTGTTCATGATCATGCGGCTCGCAATCTCCTGGATCTTGCTCGCCTTAATGTTGTCCATCTTGAGGCTGCAGCGGTCGCACCGCCACACGGACGATATCTTGAGCGGGTTGACCGGGAGCAGGCGACCCTCGGGGCAGCTCTCCCGGACGCACTTGAGCGCACCCAGGTACGTGCCGAATTCCTGGAAAGAGTGCAGAAAAATAGTGGAGGGTTTCAATCAAGGTTGTTTTGTCTCCTTGAGATGGTTGAAAGAAGCTGTTGAAAGTGTCTGAATGTACCATAAAGACAAACCAGCGGACCATCAGAACGTCAGCGAACTTTGAAGTTAGGGAATGTCCTCTAGGCTCCAAATATATTCTTAGGATAAAATGTATACAACGGGACTTAATGAGTTGAATTAGAAGCAGCTTCGGCCTGATGTGGAATGTCCAGAAAGAGCAGTACTTAGGCTatatttttgttccatttacTTGGACCATTATTTCAAgaagttgtttgtttgattattAGGAACACAACAAATTCTGTTCAAGAACAATTATAAAACACACTAACCACAAATAAAAGCATGCCGTATGATACCAATGTCCTTGGGATCCTCTAAAGACAGGGCCGCAGAAATCCACCTCTGCCATTTTCCCTCAAAATTGTCCaagaaaaaagatgaaaaaaaacgaatgtgCAATTGGGTCCCAGAAAGATTTAGATTCTAATCGGAATAGAACAAGTTCAGCTCTTCCTTAATTTGCCAAGGACTCGGAGGTGAGCAAAGAAACCCAAAATTATCAATCACCCAGAGCTCAAGCCCACTCTAACTGCACTAATAACATCAGCTGAGAGAAAGTCCTTCAACCAATGGCACCCAACTCCCCGTGCCGGTAGGTAAGCATTTAATGCATCGCGTGCACTAGACGCCTACTTTCCAACCTGGAGTCAACCCTGGCAGAATATCGTGTCCGGGCACCATTTCAGACCGTAGCTAGCGTGTGAAGTGGCGCGACCGGCAGGAAACCATTGCCCCGCGTGCCCACGTGTGCCGGCGGTTAATGGTGACAGGAACTCCACAGAGAGCGACCGAGTTCCGCCGACCGAGCGTCGCACTAACGCCAAACACCCATAAACACGGCAACTCGCGGAGTGGTTCCAGCTTATGACGCCGATCGGGCAGCTGCTCAACGCGCCCCAGTTATGCCCCCGATAGGTGGACAATAAACATCACTTACTGACAATAAAAGTCGGGGGCACGTTTTTGCTACCGGCAGCTTTCCATTTCCCGTTTCCGAGCTAACTATTTCTGTTTCGTTGTGCAAGGTCTTGGAGTGCTTCCATTCAGCGTTTTAAAAAATTGGAAGGTTAGTCGCTGCTTTCTAGTTTTGCTAGCTCAAAAGCGTCACCCTCTGCAGCAGTTGGTGTGCTGTGTACAACCAGCCGAGCCATAAAATTTGCATAGAAAATTCATTTCGTGCTTAAAAATCCTCAACATAACATGTTTTTCCTTGGAAAACCGACTCCAACGCTACCGACTGGATAATTGAAGCTCTGCAGCCACGTCCGTTGCGGCCTTTTGCGCTCGCCTTAGGACGCAGCAATTCGCTCTCATATCTAAGctgaaaacttttccaacacTAAGCAGCGACTGCAATCGAACCGTGCCAGAGCTAAGGGCCGCCATGCCAATGAATATTCATGATTTAAAATACCGCATTACCGACGACGAGACCGGGACGTGTTTAAATGCGAAAAGTGACCGCGTTTGTTGGCGTGTTTCTCCCCGGCACCGATCAATCCTGCATTAGCAGGCGATGGCGATCCACCCAGTCGCTGAAAACAGAAACCAAAACCTCCGCCAATTATGCAACAGGCCGCCCACCCTCCGCTGGGATGGAGGTGCAATTATTAAACTGACACcacaaatcaatcaatcaaatgcGCATCGTTTCGCACCGCCGTAGAAACGCGCAAAACGGAAAAGcaagcgaaaggaaaaataaaaccccctCCCCGCCCAGGGGAGCGACAACCAATTCCGTGCCAAGCGTGGTGCACCAAAAGCGTCTCACTCACAaccggaaaataaaaaaaaggcaaacaaaatatTCGCCCCCAAAAAGGTCACCGGACCGCGCGGCCCACCAGAAAGGTGATTGATTCGGACTTGAAGGGTAAGAAATGTTGTCTGCGAAAACGACAAACCGGGCTGCCAAAATAGTCATCGCAAGCTGGTAGCGAAAGATTAGGTAACGCGCGCGCACCAACAGCTGTCATCCGTTCCGGACGCGCCATTGCGTCAGTGCGGGCTGCCGAGCCGAGATCCTGTCGCGAGGCAGCAACGGCACGGCGGAGTAATTTGAAACTCCAACACCAAAGTATAAATATATTGTCAATGTACTCCATCGCTCAAACATTACAGTATAATCGCCACCTGAGGATCGTGCAGTGATCGGTACAGCCCCCGCCCCAAAAAAGCCGCCTCCATTGCACGTCCGTCGATACACTTAGCTGTCACAGCCGTAACAGCCAATAACGGACGCAGCCAAACGGGCGCAGCCAGCCAGGTGCGGCAGTATGGAATTAAAACACTCTCAGCCGACCACTGACAtgcaattaaaatcaccatTTGTCGCACATTAGTGCGGTTGacaacgtctttttttttgttaaaagaTCGTGCCCCTTCCCCTTCTCCATCCACCCTGTGCGGTATTGACAAACGATTGAGAtggcattttattttaaatgttcatACCTCCCACTTCGCAATGTCTAGAATCCCCTTCTTGCCAGAAATCAATCCTGCTTAGTCCGTCCCGTATGGGAAATGGTCCGAAAATATGGACGTGTGAACTTCGACAACGGccggttctctctctctcactctcacacacacacaaacaaacagcactttattggttttttgtttgtttttggtttggcgTTTTTTTAACTCTTCTCCTTcccgcaaaaaaaacgaacatcgGTGGTCCAAAAATAACGACCCCGATATGAAGGCAATGTAATGTGCCAACCAGGGAcaacgatacacacacacacacataaactcc is part of the Anopheles gambiae chromosome X, idAnoGambNW_F1_1, whole genome shotgun sequence genome and harbors:
- the LOC1272237 gene encoding monocarboxylate transporter 12-B isoform X1 produces the protein MTHGPPASRKRQQQQIDSDIEQSVTEVDPNGLPTPPDGGWGWMVVLASFSIHIITDGLTYSFGIFYSEFLTYFNEGKGYTAWIASILVGVTLCSGPISSSLVNRYGCRAVTIAGALLASASLAVSMYATSVFMLFITIGVGTGLGLGLIYLPAIVSVTMYFERLRSLATGIAVCGSGLGTSIFAPLTEALIKKFQWQGALLAIAGIVLICVLFGLMFRPLVHEPASPGKELQELPQHSSADPSTTMKPTSGNANESNLKRSNSHGHVDAPKIDLNANGHSASGHNLDKHTRTTPGEDAKRLGLSQPLLTAPESVQPVPLKRTESGTMYRKDALYTGSVHNIASRHASQANLSIYEKGSYGSVQGNGLHRPPAEPDAPERCLGCIPCSRETCDTFREMMNFSILKDPIFIIFTVSNFLTSVGFNVPYVYLAAQAQVLGIGSKDASYLLGIIGIANTVGRIVLGYLSDKPWVNRLAVYNCSLAVCGIATALSVLCVDFYWLGVYSAVYGFTIGAYVGLTSVILVDLLGLEKLTNAFGLLLLFQGIASFVGPPIAGWLYDYTLSYGPGFIMAGTTIAISGAMLFAIPSLQRYLARRRSAAVATVAIPLE
- the LOC1272237 gene encoding monocarboxylate transporter 5 isoform X2, whose amino-acid sequence is MSDQHRSPVTQAGNVSNPDGLTYSFGIFYSEFLTYFNEGKGYTAWIASILVGVTLCSGPISSSLVNRYGCRAVTIAGALLASASLAVSMYATSVFMLFITIGVGTGLGLGLIYLPAIVSVTMYFERLRSLATGIAVCGSGLGTSIFAPLTEALIKKFQWQGALLAIAGIVLICVLFGLMFRPLVHEPASPGKELQELPQHSSADPSTTMKPTSGNANESNLKRSNSHGHVDAPKIDLNANGHSASGHNLDKHTRTTPGEDAKRLGLSQPLLTAPESVQPVPLKRTESGTMYRKDALYTGSVHNIASRHASQANLSIYEKGSYGSVQGNGLHRPPAEPDAPERCLGCIPCSRETCDTFREMMNFSILKDPIFIIFTVSNFLTSVGFNVPYVYLAAQAQVLGIGSKDASYLLGIIGIANTVGRIVLGYLSDKPWVNRLAVYNCSLAVCGIATALSVLCVDFYWLGVYSAVYGFTIGAYVGLTSVILVDLLGLEKLTNAFGLLLLFQGIASFVGPPIAGWLYDYTLSYGPGFIMAGTTIAISGAMLFAIPSLQRYLARRRSAAVATVAIPLE